From bacterium, one genomic window encodes:
- a CDS encoding succinylglutamate desuccinylase/aspartoacylase family protein, whose protein sequence is MIKKVESINLCSGSSPGSEIAIRGTRYVYDHQGPGILLTAGIHGDEATAPAALWYLQEQLERESLSGTVTVLPCVNVLAVRASSRLTPQEKSDLNRCFPGRKDGSLAERLAVCLVEVLDNHDALIDVHTAGWSVPFILLDPTSDSDLRARVISWARAASLPLVDEMLTKHFELQGLGSSWSAWAMSKKKSAFTMELSGFHTLESATAKAGAESLLAVLRAGSLLAEAAPAPDKLPFRHEIYSGTGGLFEAFCRPGDYLYYGQTIGVVRSLDGTIQETILSSGDGLLLALQPISAVHVGSYLATIAIQE, encoded by the coding sequence ATGATTAAGAAAGTCGAATCGATCAACCTGTGTTCTGGAAGTTCTCCCGGTTCAGAGATTGCAATCAGGGGTACACGATATGTGTATGATCATCAAGGACCTGGTATTCTGCTCACCGCTGGAATTCATGGAGATGAAGCTACTGCCCCAGCTGCATTGTGGTACCTGCAGGAACAACTGGAGCGCGAATCACTTTCAGGAACGGTGACGGTGTTACCCTGCGTTAATGTTCTAGCCGTACGGGCCAGCTCAAGGTTAACTCCGCAGGAAAAGTCAGATCTGAATCGCTGCTTTCCTGGCCGAAAGGATGGATCATTAGCAGAACGGCTTGCAGTTTGCCTCGTTGAAGTGTTGGATAACCATGATGCGCTGATTGATGTTCATACAGCTGGATGGTCTGTTCCCTTCATACTTCTGGATCCTACTTCTGATTCCGATTTGAGAGCTCGAGTGATTTCTTGGGCGCGGGCCGCATCACTGCCGCTGGTGGATGAAATGTTAACAAAACACTTCGAGTTGCAGGGACTCGGTTCAAGTTGGTCCGCCTGGGCAATGTCTAAAAAGAAGTCGGCTTTCACTATGGAATTGTCCGGATTTCACACGCTTGAAAGTGCAACCGCAAAGGCAGGAGCTGAAAGTTTGCTTGCTGTTTTACGGGCTGGATCTCTACTGGCTGAGGCGGCCCCTGCTCCGGATAAACTGCCATTCAGGCATGAGATTTATTCAGGAACAGGTGGCTTGTTTGAGGCATTTTGCCGTCCGGGCGACTATCTTTATTATGGCCAAACGATCGGCGTCGTTCGATCTCTGGACGGAACCATTCAAGAAACAATACTTTCAAGCGGCGATGGGCTTCTGCTGGCATTACAGCCGATTTCGGCTGTCCATGTAGGATCATACCTGGCAACCATTGCAATACAAGAATAA
- a CDS encoding DUF418 domain-containing protein, with amino-acid sequence MDFQTPEPSRLAPTPGQERYDFLDILRGFALLGIVTANMILYSLYVYLRDSEKMRLNTYSTDKVLDFLELMLIEGKFYTIFSILFGIGFSILLARTQAKGLGFHRFFVRRMSFLYLIGVAHAVLFWHDDILQFYAFCGALLLLFLKVRNRTILLFSLLALLAPVAIKLFDAIPRGSFTAPQDMLFGHFGFTPDTRIDIWKNGNLAEIVCLNFSSWFAQLDYVITSGMIFKIFGCFLLGFYIGRNEIYKKLHAYRPIVKRVAVLGIAIGLPLNVIYAKTFVSESMLHAVIAAVAILPLSAGYICVLSLLWIGPNGSKLLQLFAPVGRMAFTNYVGQSVICTLIFYGTGLGLGGTMGPTLYIPLGIVVYLFQVVGSRAWLDRFQFGPLEWLWRVLTYGSWIPMAKRAIVSPN; translated from the coding sequence ATGGACTTTCAGACTCCGGAACCAAGCAGATTAGCACCGACTCCCGGGCAGGAACGATATGATTTCCTCGATATCCTCCGAGGCTTCGCACTGCTGGGGATCGTTACTGCTAACATGATCCTCTACTCCCTTTACGTTTACTTGCGCGACTCAGAAAAAATGAGGTTGAACACATATTCGACGGATAAAGTGCTTGATTTCCTCGAACTGATGCTAATCGAGGGGAAGTTTTATACCATCTTCTCGATCCTATTTGGAATAGGGTTCTCGATCCTGCTGGCCCGCACGCAAGCGAAGGGGTTGGGGTTCCATCGATTTTTTGTCAGGCGCATGTCTTTTTTGTATCTGATTGGCGTGGCACACGCGGTTCTCTTCTGGCACGACGACATTCTTCAATTTTATGCATTCTGCGGAGCGCTGCTTCTACTCTTTCTCAAGGTTCGGAATCGAACAATCCTCTTGTTTTCGTTGCTGGCTCTGCTGGCGCCGGTCGCTATCAAGCTCTTCGATGCAATTCCTCGCGGGTCTTTTACGGCTCCACAAGATATGCTTTTTGGTCACTTTGGTTTCACTCCAGATACGCGGATCGATATTTGGAAGAACGGTAACCTTGCAGAGATTGTATGCCTCAACTTCAGCAGCTGGTTTGCTCAACTGGATTATGTCATTACCAGCGGTATGATTTTTAAGATCTTTGGTTGTTTTCTGCTGGGCTTCTACATCGGCCGGAACGAAATCTATAAGAAACTGCACGCGTACCGCCCCATCGTGAAACGTGTGGCTGTTTTGGGAATTGCTATCGGTCTCCCCCTGAACGTGATCTACGCAAAAACTTTTGTGTCGGAGTCCATGCTGCATGCAGTAATCGCAGCAGTTGCCATCCTCCCCTTGAGCGCGGGTTATATATGTGTCCTTAGCCTGCTCTGGATCGGTCCAAACGGCAGTAAGCTTCTACAACTTTTTGCTCCCGTTGGCCGCATGGCGTTTACGAACTACGTTGGGCAGAGCGTCATCTGCACTCTGATTTTCTACGGGACAGGATTGGGGCTTGGGGGCACAATGGGCCCAACACTGTATATACCACTGGGCATTGTTGTCTACCTTTTTCAAGTTGTGGGCAGCCGCGCATGGCTAGATCGCTTCCAGTTTGGACCGCTGGAATGGCTTTGGCGCGTCCTAACCTACGGAAGTTGGATCCCGATGGCGAAACGAGCCATCGTGTCGCCTAACTAA
- a CDS encoding DinB family protein has translation MTFDLNQAIKLLEKTPAILIALCDDLPEPLIRSNEGPGTWSPFDVIGHLIHGEKTDWIPRTKIILEHGESRPFDPFDREAMFVSSEGKSVQALLQEFDHLRRQNLTDLQMLKLAFGDLARTGTHPALGKVTLEQHLASWVVHDLDHINQIFRTIAKHQRENVGPWKPYLSILTERS, from the coding sequence ATGACATTCGATCTAAATCAAGCAATCAAACTGCTCGAAAAAACACCGGCGATCCTGATCGCTCTTTGCGATGATCTTCCCGAACCCTTGATCCGAAGCAATGAAGGTCCGGGAACGTGGAGTCCATTCGATGTGATCGGGCATCTAATTCATGGCGAGAAAACGGATTGGATTCCCCGCACAAAAATAATTCTGGAACACGGCGAAAGTCGTCCGTTCGATCCATTTGACCGGGAAGCAATGTTTGTATCAAGTGAAGGAAAATCCGTGCAGGCATTGCTGCAAGAATTCGATCATCTGCGTCGCCAGAATTTAACAGATCTGCAGATGTTGAAACTCGCATTTGGAGATCTGGCCCGTACAGGTACTCATCCCGCACTCGGAAAAGTTACGCTCGAACAGCATCTTGCTAGCTGGGTTGTGCACGACCTCGATCACATCAATCAGATATTTCGAACCATCGCCAAACATCAGCGAGAAAATGTGGGGCCCTGGAAACCCTATCTTTCGATACTGACTGAACGCTCATGA
- a CDS encoding protein kinase has translation MGLRGKHPFFWFVLIYGSLVAAAFVVVGIVIYRYGSTDIDTGWEYECRKETCFVKQVDPNGPAAYKLKQGDQIIEVNHDKNFGRLGIWSDTLLALEPLQSYTLRIKRGASESDVQLYPNSHRDTQRLISILILFFAAFVSFECAVWIGLLKPDQKTTQLFTLTWLSGSLIQILPVMNLMQYDFGPTELRLISFVWLIAFSPLPMATGFHFYYRFPPGIPESRFWSIVKKAIYMWVISLIAFFTVTRAILFWDPRQGAQFLFQHYTLITSLEKLIPLVNLIVLPALCIVVARNYRLVQDPDQRRRIQWVVYGSVLGLLPFVVYSVLDYSFRARLPFAPTRAAHDNLFLIANFALVLIPTTAAYAIVKHRMFEIQVVVRKGVRYLFAKKMLQIFIYLPVILLFLALRAQRHRSIPEVLFSHYYYIFMLVAGAAGLLFRKRLLEALDRKFFREAYNSERILMNLGDEIKNFTSMNEVARWVSSQLESALHPRKIFVHYKQKERGGFILGYSSDERPDIQNVSEDSEWVRTLELEGKSQNFLTNRTALPQEEKEWFEHLGIHLAVPMMGSDQRVKGVLLLGEKRSEEPYSAADRRLLEALAGQMAILHENLLLKEKVDEGNRVQRDVLSHLTEEKRNLLKECPACGTCFDSQDRICGQDGTELILTLPVERIIDGKYHLNALIGKGGMGAVYRATDLRLSRDIAMKIMIGSMFGDNHAIRRFEREARASARLQHPNIITIHDFGGVGKGAYLAMELLDGTSLRSSLQESGNLSPALAANWFDQILEGVKAAHKLGVIHRDLKPENVFISKGQKNHSILKILDFGLAKMKAIDASKSGTLTAPGTAMGTLFYMSPEQIVAEEVDERTDIFSLGVMVVEALTGALPFTGKTHTDVAIAILQQEYHLEGESPEIKRLDSVLQKCIAKNRADRYPSVSEMQKYLIETIQAVPRFSPTSRSDDSAVTGTLTST, from the coding sequence ATGGGCCTTCGTGGGAAGCATCCGTTCTTCTGGTTTGTCCTTATCTATGGCTCCCTGGTGGCTGCGGCCTTTGTAGTAGTTGGCATTGTTATATACCGTTACGGTTCCACGGACATTGATACTGGCTGGGAGTATGAATGTCGCAAGGAGACCTGTTTTGTAAAACAAGTCGATCCGAATGGGCCTGCCGCATACAAACTCAAGCAGGGCGATCAAATCATAGAAGTTAATCACGACAAAAATTTTGGGAGATTGGGGATTTGGAGCGATACATTGCTTGCGCTCGAACCGCTTCAATCGTACACATTGCGAATCAAGCGTGGTGCTTCAGAGTCTGATGTTCAGCTTTACCCAAATTCGCATCGGGACACTCAACGTCTTATTTCCATACTCATTCTGTTTTTTGCAGCTTTCGTTTCTTTTGAATGTGCCGTTTGGATCGGTCTGCTAAAGCCGGATCAAAAGACTACACAACTGTTTACTCTTACCTGGCTCAGCGGCAGCCTGATACAAATACTGCCGGTGATGAATCTCATGCAATATGATTTTGGCCCGACTGAGCTCCGGCTGATCTCTTTCGTTTGGCTGATCGCGTTCAGCCCCTTGCCTATGGCAACGGGATTTCACTTTTATTACCGCTTCCCGCCGGGGATCCCGGAATCGCGGTTCTGGTCGATTGTAAAGAAAGCCATATATATGTGGGTAATCTCTCTCATCGCATTTTTCACCGTCACGCGCGCAATTCTTTTCTGGGATCCTCGCCAGGGCGCTCAATTCTTGTTTCAACATTACACGCTCATCACTTCATTGGAAAAACTGATACCTTTGGTCAATTTGATTGTTTTGCCAGCGCTCTGCATTGTGGTTGCGCGAAATTACAGACTGGTCCAGGATCCGGATCAACGCCGCCGCATACAATGGGTTGTTTACGGCTCGGTCCTGGGGTTGTTGCCCTTCGTTGTCTACTCCGTCCTCGATTATTCCTTCCGTGCGCGACTTCCCTTTGCCCCAACGCGAGCCGCGCATGACAACCTGTTCCTTATCGCAAACTTTGCCCTTGTTCTCATTCCTACCACCGCTGCATACGCGATTGTAAAACACCGCATGTTTGAGATTCAGGTCGTTGTACGCAAAGGAGTTCGATATCTCTTCGCAAAAAAAATGTTGCAAATCTTCATCTACCTTCCGGTGATTCTGCTTTTTCTGGCGCTCCGGGCTCAACGTCACCGGTCCATCCCGGAGGTATTGTTCAGTCACTACTACTACATCTTCATGCTGGTTGCCGGAGCAGCCGGACTGCTGTTCAGGAAAAGATTATTGGAAGCTCTTGATCGCAAATTTTTCCGGGAAGCATATAACAGCGAAAGGATTTTGATGAACCTGGGTGATGAAATCAAAAACTTCACTTCCATGAATGAAGTTGCCAGATGGGTCAGTTCCCAATTAGAATCGGCGCTACATCCTAGAAAGATTTTTGTTCATTACAAACAGAAGGAACGGGGTGGCTTCATCCTGGGATATTCATCGGATGAACGTCCGGACATCCAAAATGTATCGGAAGACTCGGAATGGGTTCGCACTTTAGAACTGGAAGGAAAGTCCCAGAACTTCCTCACAAATCGCACCGCGTTGCCGCAAGAAGAAAAGGAATGGTTTGAACACCTGGGAATCCATCTGGCTGTTCCCATGATGGGATCGGATCAACGCGTCAAAGGTGTTTTGTTGCTGGGAGAAAAAAGATCGGAGGAACCGTACTCAGCTGCAGACCGTAGATTGCTCGAAGCTTTAGCCGGACAAATGGCGATCCTGCATGAAAATCTGCTGCTGAAAGAAAAAGTGGACGAAGGCAATCGGGTGCAGCGTGATGTGCTTTCGCATCTAACTGAAGAAAAGCGAAATCTTTTGAAGGAATGCCCCGCGTGCGGAACCTGTTTTGACAGTCAGGATCGAATCTGTGGTCAGGACGGAACAGAGCTCATACTGACGCTGCCGGTAGAACGAATCATTGATGGAAAGTACCATTTGAATGCGCTGATTGGAAAAGGTGGCATGGGGGCAGTCTACCGGGCCACAGACCTTCGGTTGAGTCGTGACATCGCGATGAAAATCATGATAGGAAGCATGTTTGGGGATAACCATGCAATCCGCCGTTTTGAAAGGGAAGCACGCGCATCGGCGCGTTTACAACATCCAAACATAATAACGATCCATGACTTCGGTGGAGTTGGAAAGGGCGCTTATCTCGCAATGGAACTGCTGGATGGTACCAGTCTGAGATCCTCTCTTCAGGAAAGTGGAAATCTTTCGCCCGCCCTGGCTGCAAATTGGTTTGATCAAATCCTGGAAGGGGTGAAAGCGGCTCACAAGCTCGGCGTGATTCATCGCGATTTGAAACCGGAGAATGTTTTCATCAGTAAAGGACAAAAGAATCATTCCATTTTGAAGATTCTTGACTTTGGACTCGCAAAAATGAAAGCCATCGATGCTTCGAAATCAGGAACGTTAACGGCGCCAGGCACTGCAATGGGAACTTTGTTCTACATGTCCCCGGAACAAATCGTCGCCGAAGAGGTCGATGAACGAACAGACATTTTTTCGCTGGGAGTGATGGTGGTGGAAGCTCTAACCGGAGCCCTGCCGTTCACAGGGAAAACACATACGGATGTAGCCATTGCCATCCTGCAGCAGGAGTATCACCTGGAAGGAGAATCGCCTGAAATCAAACGGCTCGATTCAGTGCTCCAGAAATGCATCGCAAAAAATCGCGCGGACCGTTACCCTTCCGTTTCTGAAATGCAGAAATATCTGATTGAAACGATCCAGGCGGTTCCACGATTCTCACCAACAAGCCGTTCAGACGATTCAGCCGTTACGGGAACGCTCACGAGTACGTAG